The following are from one region of the Cyanobium gracile PCC 6307 genome:
- a CDS encoding restriction endonuclease subunit S, with the protein MDNVEAHTMRLLGSSASSEMKSASVHFQSGDVLYGRLRPYLNKVISPAFEGLASAEFIPLTMPTGIDPRFVQYRLNAADFVAYASHLDEGDRPRVDYNQIGAFSIGLPPSSEQHRIVEAIESYLTRLDDAMATLERVQRNLKRYRALVLKAAVEGRLVPTDAELARAEGRQYERASVLLERILAERRRRWEEGELAKMKAKGKVPKNDNWKAKYVEPTGPHASELPELPVGWCWASMDQLTARITSGSRDWTQYYDRGDSIFLMAQNVRPGFLDLTHKQFVDPPLEDTSCERSQVRANDLLVTIVGANTGDVCRVPVELSRHYVCQSVALMRPVEPSSSHYIHFYLNSAAGQAAYANFMYGQGRPHLSFDNLRETVIPLPPLGEQIRIHEVIEQKLSVAEEVSGSIFIELLRCTRLRQSILKWAFEGRLVDQDPSDEPAEVLLERIREERAASRGKKPPRPRRVNTRSASA; encoded by the coding sequence ATGGATAATGTTGAGGCACATACCATGCGCCTTCTGGGCTCTTCTGCCTCCTCGGAGATGAAGAGTGCCTCGGTACACTTCCAGTCAGGAGATGTTCTTTACGGAAGACTTCGGCCATATCTAAATAAAGTAATTTCCCCTGCCTTTGAAGGCCTGGCATCTGCCGAGTTCATACCACTCACAATGCCGACAGGAATCGATCCCAGGTTTGTCCAATACCGTCTGAACGCTGCTGATTTTGTTGCCTATGCCTCCCACCTTGACGAAGGAGATCGGCCACGGGTTGATTACAATCAAATTGGTGCCTTCTCTATTGGCCTTCCACCTTCCTCTGAACAACACCGCATCGTCGAAGCTATTGAGAGCTACCTCACCCGGCTCGATGACGCCATGGCGACCTTGGAGAGAGTGCAACGCAACCTGAAGCGTTACCGCGCCTTGGTGCTCAAGGCCGCTGTCGAAGGCCGGCTGGTGCCCACCGATGCCGAACTGGCCCGCGCGGAGGGCCGGCAGTACGAGCGCGCCTCGGTGCTCCTGGAGCGCATCCTTGCCGAACGCCGCCGCCGCTGGGAGGAGGGCGAGCTGGCGAAGATGAAGGCCAAAGGAAAGGTGCCGAAGAACGACAACTGGAAAGCGAAGTATGTGGAGCCAACCGGGCCGCACGCGAGCGAACTGCCGGAGTTGCCAGTGGGGTGGTGTTGGGCTTCGATGGATCAGCTTACAGCTCGTATTACTAGTGGCTCAAGAGATTGGACGCAGTACTACGATCGCGGAGACTCGATCTTCCTGATGGCTCAGAATGTCCGACCTGGATTCCTGGACTTGACACACAAGCAATTCGTTGATCCTCCGCTTGAGGACACGAGTTGCGAGCGGAGCCAAGTGAGAGCCAACGATCTTTTGGTGACCATAGTCGGAGCCAACACTGGAGATGTCTGCCGTGTTCCAGTCGAGCTGTCTCGCCACTATGTATGCCAAAGTGTCGCCCTAATGAGGCCGGTTGAACCTTCTTCGAGTCATTATATTCATTTCTATCTCAACTCTGCTGCAGGCCAGGCAGCGTATGCCAACTTCATGTATGGGCAGGGGCGGCCCCATCTGAGCTTTGACAACTTGCGAGAGACTGTTATCCCACTGCCACCCCTTGGTGAGCAGATCAGGATCCATGAAGTCATTGAACAGAAGCTTTCCGTTGCCGAAGAGGTTTCAGGGTCAATCTTCATTGAACTGCTTCGGTGTACTCGCCTGCGCCAATCCATCCTCAAGTGGGCCTTTGAAGGGCGCCTCGTCGACCAAGACCCCAGCGATGAGCCCGCCGAAGTGCTGCTGGAGCGCATCCGAGAGGAACGCGCTGCCAGCCGTGGCAAGAAGCCACCACGCCCCCGCCGAGTGAACACGAGGTCCGCAAGCGCATGA
- a CDS encoding type I restriction-modification enzyme R subunit C-terminal domain-containing protein has product MNLTPEQKARVDIDAALVTAGWILQNRDAINLAAGPGVAVREAKMASGHGFADYLLFVNGKAVGAIEAKPAGHTLSGVELQSGKYAAGLLAALNPPVRPLPFVYMSTGVETRFINGLDPDPRTRAISANLPHIHRPETLAEWIGAETLDAWVKRLHAEGSGLYTAAEDTKPSSLRGRITTMPPVEPGTLYANQIEAVTNLEHSLKRNRPRALIQMATGSGKTIAAITAIYRLIKYGGARRVLFLVDRSNLAKQAEKEFQGYWAPEVNRKFTELYNVQRLSSNTIMDSSKVVIATIQRVYSMLKGEPELDPTLEEGSQFESGADAILEPLPVVYNSALPLEFFDVVVIDEVHRSIYTLWRQVVEYFDAFLIGLTATPSKQTFGFFNKNLVMEYDHERAVADGVNVDFEIYKIRTRITEGGSTVEAGPDTMLGFRNRRTRALRWQSAEDDLTYDPSELDRRVVAKDQIRTIIRTFRDRLPVDIFPGRKEVPKTLIFAKDDSHAEDIVEIIRDEFGRGNSFCQKITYRVTDAKPEDLIQAFRNQYEPRIAVTVDMVATGTDIRPIEIVMFLRAVKSRLLFEQMKGRGVRIIDPNDLRAVSGEEAIAKTHFVIVDCVGITETPLTDSQPLERKRTVSLQALLEHVAMGGTDEAVLSSLASRLARLDRQCGPEEQARLVEASGGPTLADLCGAIVGGLDADRQIAEARRLFEVPEGSDPTDQQVGQAAEALLKEAVRPLATKPELRTLLVELKRELEQVIDEVSVDELLEAGASVEAREKARALVTDFEQFIAANRDEIDALQFFYAQPYGKRLSFNDIKALAEAIKAPPRSWTPERLWRAYELLERDKVRGASGQRLLTDMVSLIRFATHKDVELVPYGEQVRERFENWLAQQGNKGRPFSEEQRRWLAMMRDHIATSLEIQLDDLDYAPFAEAGGLGKAVQVFGSGLREVIGELNEVLAA; this is encoded by the coding sequence ATGAACCTGACGCCCGAACAGAAAGCCCGCGTCGACATCGACGCGGCTCTGGTGACCGCGGGCTGGATCCTTCAGAACCGCGACGCCATCAACCTTGCCGCCGGGCCTGGTGTGGCAGTGCGCGAGGCCAAAATGGCCAGTGGCCATGGCTTCGCGGACTACCTGCTGTTCGTGAACGGCAAGGCGGTGGGGGCGATCGAAGCCAAGCCGGCAGGCCACACCCTCAGCGGCGTGGAGCTCCAGTCGGGCAAGTACGCCGCGGGCCTACTGGCGGCGCTGAATCCCCCCGTCAGACCCCTGCCGTTCGTGTACATGAGCACGGGCGTGGAGACCCGCTTCATCAACGGCCTTGACCCCGACCCCAGGACCCGCGCGATTTCCGCCAACCTGCCGCACATCCATCGGCCGGAAACGCTCGCCGAATGGATCGGGGCGGAAACGCTCGATGCCTGGGTGAAGCGCCTGCATGCGGAAGGCAGCGGCCTGTACACCGCCGCCGAGGACACGAAGCCGTCTTCGCTGCGGGGGCGCATCACCACCATGCCGCCCGTTGAGCCCGGCACCCTCTACGCCAACCAGATCGAAGCCGTCACCAACCTGGAGCACTCGCTCAAGCGCAACCGTCCGCGGGCGCTGATCCAGATGGCCACCGGCTCTGGCAAGACGATCGCCGCCATCACCGCCATCTACCGCCTGATCAAGTACGGCGGCGCGCGACGGGTGCTCTTCCTGGTGGACCGCAGCAACCTCGCCAAGCAGGCCGAGAAGGAGTTCCAGGGGTACTGGGCGCCGGAGGTGAACCGCAAGTTCACTGAGCTCTACAACGTGCAGCGCCTCAGCTCGAACACGATCATGGACTCAAGCAAGGTGGTGATCGCCACGATCCAGCGGGTGTATTCGATGCTCAAGGGCGAACCTGAGCTCGATCCCACCCTGGAGGAAGGCTCCCAGTTCGAGAGCGGCGCCGACGCCATCCTGGAGCCCCTGCCGGTGGTGTACAACTCGGCCTTGCCGCTGGAGTTCTTCGATGTGGTGGTGATCGATGAGGTGCATCGCTCCATTTACACCCTATGGCGGCAAGTGGTGGAGTACTTCGACGCTTTCCTGATCGGCCTCACCGCCACCCCCTCAAAGCAGACCTTCGGCTTCTTCAACAAGAACCTGGTGATGGAGTACGACCACGAGCGGGCCGTGGCCGATGGCGTGAACGTGGACTTCGAGATCTACAAGATCCGCACCCGCATCACCGAGGGTGGCTCCACAGTGGAGGCCGGGCCCGACACCATGCTCGGCTTCCGCAACCGCCGAACACGGGCCCTGCGTTGGCAGTCCGCCGAGGACGACCTTACCTACGACCCCAGCGAGCTTGACCGCCGCGTGGTCGCCAAGGACCAGATCCGCACGATCATCCGCACCTTCCGTGACCGGTTGCCGGTGGACATCTTCCCCGGCCGCAAGGAGGTGCCGAAAACCCTGATCTTCGCCAAGGACGACAGCCACGCCGAAGACATTGTGGAGATCATCCGCGACGAATTCGGCCGCGGAAATTCCTTCTGCCAGAAGATCACCTACCGGGTGACGGACGCGAAGCCTGAGGATCTGATCCAGGCCTTCCGCAACCAGTACGAGCCGCGCATCGCCGTGACGGTGGACATGGTGGCCACGGGCACGGACATCCGCCCAATCGAGATCGTGATGTTCCTGCGGGCGGTGAAGAGCCGTTTGCTGTTCGAGCAGATGAAGGGCCGTGGGGTGCGCATCATCGACCCCAACGACCTGCGCGCCGTCAGCGGCGAAGAAGCCATCGCCAAGACCCACTTCGTGATCGTGGATTGCGTGGGCATCACAGAAACACCGCTGACCGACAGTCAGCCGCTGGAGCGCAAGCGCACGGTGAGCCTCCAGGCGCTGCTGGAGCACGTGGCCATGGGTGGCACCGATGAGGCGGTGCTCTCCTCCCTGGCCAGCCGCCTGGCCCGGCTCGACCGCCAGTGCGGACCTGAAGAACAGGCCAGGTTGGTGGAGGCCTCCGGCGGGCCCACCCTGGCAGATCTCTGCGGGGCGATCGTGGGCGGGCTCGACGCCGACCGCCAGATCGCCGAAGCCCGACGGTTGTTCGAGGTGCCCGAAGGCTCCGATCCCACGGATCAGCAGGTCGGGCAGGCTGCGGAGGCTTTGTTGAAGGAGGCTGTTAGGCCATTGGCCACGAAGCCAGAGCTGCGCACCCTGCTGGTGGAGCTCAAACGGGAGCTGGAGCAGGTGATCGATGAGGTGTCGGTGGATGAGCTGCTGGAGGCCGGCGCCAGCGTGGAGGCACGCGAGAAGGCCCGTGCGCTCGTGACCGATTTCGAGCAGTTCATCGCGGCCAACCGAGACGAGATCGATGCCCTGCAGTTCTTCTACGCCCAGCCCTACGGCAAGCGCCTGTCGTTCAACGACATCAAGGCCCTGGCCGAGGCGATCAAGGCACCGCCCCGCTCCTGGACGCCCGAGCGGCTCTGGCGCGCCTACGAGCTGCTGGAGCGCGACAAGGTGCGGGGTGCTTCCGGCCAGCGGCTGCTCACGGATATGGTGTCGCTGATCCGCTTCGCCACGCACAAGGATGTGGAGTTGGTGCCCTATGGAGAGCAGGTGCGCGAGCGTTTCGAGAATTGGCTGGCGCAGCAGGGCAACAAGGGGCGGCCCTTCAGCGAGGAGCAACGCCGCTGGCTGGCGATGATGCGCGACCATATCGCCACCAGCCTGGAAATCCAGCTCGATGACCTCGACTACGCGCCGTTCGCCGAAGCTGGAGGCCTGGGCAAAGCAGTGCAGGTGTTTGGATCCGGGCTGCGTGAAGTGATCGGGGAGTTGAATGAGGTGTTGGCGGCGTGA
- a CDS encoding AlbA family DNA-binding domain-containing protein, giving the protein MDLLNLLKRPEGKTLEFKRDLSSPDGALKTIVAFANTAGGTLLIGVEDRSRNVRGVAVPLDEEERLANLISDRISPRLVPEIEILPWRQTQVLALQVYPSPSRPHHLIREGPAAGVYVRVGSTNRRADAELIEELSRFSRGEGFDEQPLPALGSEAIDFRAASESFAPFRDLHRRDLETLRLVGDHQGKTVPTVGGMILFGHDRERHFPDAWIQAGRFAGSDKSRILDRIEIHSFPVQAVEEAIAFVQKHSWHGAIIGPVRRTDRWSLPPEAVREALINAVVHTDYSQRGAPIRLSIFDDRLEIENPGMLPFGLTVEDLPHGVSKLRNRVIGRVFQALGLIEQWGSGIQRMTAVCREAGLPPPIFEEIATRFRVTIPTVPVGPTVVDATEQAILASLKGGQGLATREIAAIIGLSARATRTRLSRLIDRGLVREIGTSAQDPQRKYFLAEGARP; this is encoded by the coding sequence ATGGACCTGCTCAACCTGCTCAAGCGCCCTGAGGGGAAGACGCTGGAGTTCAAGCGTGATCTTTCCTCGCCGGATGGGGCGTTGAAAACGATCGTGGCCTTCGCCAACACGGCCGGCGGCACCCTGCTGATCGGGGTGGAGGATCGCAGCCGCAACGTGCGCGGCGTGGCTGTCCCGTTAGATGAGGAGGAACGACTCGCCAACCTCATCAGCGACCGGATCAGCCCTCGGCTGGTGCCGGAGATCGAGATCCTGCCCTGGCGGCAGACGCAGGTGCTGGCCCTGCAGGTCTACCCCAGCCCGAGCCGCCCCCATCACCTGATCCGCGAGGGGCCTGCCGCAGGCGTGTATGTGCGGGTGGGCTCCACCAACCGCCGCGCCGATGCCGAGCTGATAGAGGAGCTGAGCCGTTTCTCCCGGGGCGAGGGCTTCGACGAGCAGCCTTTGCCGGCGCTCGGCTCGGAAGCCATCGACTTCCGAGCGGCTTCCGAGTCGTTCGCACCTTTCCGCGACCTCCACCGCCGCGATCTGGAGACCCTGCGGCTCGTAGGCGACCACCAGGGGAAGACGGTGCCGACCGTGGGCGGCATGATCCTCTTCGGCCATGACCGCGAGCGGCATTTTCCCGACGCCTGGATCCAGGCCGGGCGCTTCGCTGGCAGCGACAAGAGTCGCATCCTGGATCGGATCGAGATCCACTCCTTCCCTGTGCAGGCCGTGGAGGAAGCGATTGCCTTCGTGCAGAAGCATTCCTGGCATGGTGCCATCATCGGTCCGGTGCGCCGCACCGACCGCTGGAGCCTGCCGCCCGAGGCCGTGCGCGAGGCCCTGATCAATGCGGTGGTCCACACCGACTACTCCCAGCGGGGCGCACCGATCCGGCTGTCGATCTTCGATGATCGGCTGGAGATCGAAAATCCCGGCATGTTGCCCTTCGGCCTCACTGTGGAGGATTTGCCCCATGGGGTGTCCAAGTTGCGCAACCGCGTGATCGGCCGCGTCTTCCAGGCGCTGGGGCTGATCGAGCAATGGGGCAGCGGCATTCAGCGGATGACGGCCGTCTGTCGAGAAGCGGGCCTGCCGCCACCGATCTTCGAGGAGATCGCCACCCGCTTTCGCGTCACCATTCCCACGGTCCCCGTGGGCCCAACGGTGGTCGACGCCACGGAGCAGGCGATCCTTGCCAGCCTGAAGGGAGGCCAGGGGTTGGCCACCCGTGAGATTGCGGCCATCATCGGCCTGTCGGCGAGGGCCACGCGCACGCGGCTGAGCCGTCTGATCGACCGTGGACTGGTGCGCGAGATCGGCACCAGCGCCCAGGATCCGCAGCGAAAATACTTCCTGGCCGAGGGTGCCCGCCCATGA
- a CDS encoding PIN-like domain-containing protein → MKDLFPGHFKESERHLREVWDTSLFVFDANILLNLYRYSDTTRSEFLRILEKIKYRAWLPYRAAEEYFNNRLSVIDQQERSYEDTTKSINSLRSDLENARQHPFVSSETMGKVNRVFEELCEELNHNKSVHTARISNDEIKDALASVFENRVGSPFEKEKLEELILDGEERYKQKIPPGFKDGSKSGDSEVFIEKCRKYGDLIVWSQVIDKAIESGKGVVLVTDDKKEDWWEVFKGKTVGPRPELVKEFKDRANNTFHMYQADRFLELARENLGEQVSDEVVEEIREVKRRDKLAHKRMREIEYLKRRKIEMSRLFEELDRSKHVMMTYEEERHMLQQRLHELESARNDMRQHKNYLLREDMDNPEYEHMMKRYVGLSEEYAQVRHSLDISSRKQQDMQMKILELETEVFHRMNIIEQEKSADS, encoded by the coding sequence ATGAAGGATCTGTTCCCCGGCCACTTTAAAGAAAGTGAGAGGCATCTTAGAGAAGTATGGGATACGTCGCTGTTCGTATTTGATGCCAATATTTTACTAAACTTGTACCGATACTCAGATACGACAAGAAGTGAATTCCTTCGCATTTTAGAGAAGATAAAATACAGAGCCTGGCTCCCGTATAGGGCAGCAGAAGAATATTTTAACAACCGTTTGTCTGTTATCGACCAACAAGAAAGGTCATATGAAGACACTACGAAATCGATTAATTCATTGAGAAGTGATCTGGAGAATGCTCGTCAGCACCCATTTGTTAGCTCGGAGACAATGGGTAAAGTTAATCGTGTATTTGAAGAGCTTTGTGAGGAATTAAACCATAATAAATCTGTTCATACTGCACGAATATCGAACGATGAGATAAAGGATGCTCTTGCTTCTGTTTTTGAAAACAGGGTTGGCTCTCCTTTCGAAAAAGAGAAACTTGAAGAACTTATTTTAGACGGTGAAGAGAGATATAAACAAAAAATTCCTCCAGGGTTCAAAGACGGCTCAAAATCTGGTGACAGTGAGGTTTTTATTGAGAAATGCAGGAAGTACGGCGACCTAATCGTTTGGTCCCAGGTAATTGACAAGGCAATTGAATCAGGAAAGGGCGTAGTACTGGTCACTGATGATAAAAAAGAAGATTGGTGGGAGGTGTTCAAGGGTAAAACTGTAGGCCCACGCCCTGAGCTAGTTAAGGAATTTAAGGATAGAGCTAACAACACGTTCCATATGTATCAAGCTGACCGTTTTCTAGAGCTGGCGAGAGAAAATCTAGGCGAACAAGTCAGTGACGAAGTGGTTGAAGAAATAAGGGAAGTAAAGCGACGAGATAAGCTTGCTCACAAACGCATGAGGGAGATAGAATACCTCAAAAGGCGAAAAATAGAAATGAGCCGTCTATTTGAAGAATTGGATCGCAGCAAGCATGTAATGATGACATATGAAGAAGAGCGTCATATGCTTCAGCAGCGTCTGCATGAATTAGAATCAGCGCGGAATGACATGCGACAGCATAAGAATTATCTTTTAAGAGAAGACATGGATAATCCAGAATATGAGCACATGATGAAACGATATGTGGGACTTTCTGAAGAGTATGCACAAGTTAGGCATAGCTTGGATATTTCCTCAAGGAAGCAGCAAGATATGCAAATGAAAATTCTGGAGCTAGAGACAGAAGTGTTCCATCGCATGAACATCATTGAACAAGAAAAATCAGCGGACTCGTAA
- a CDS encoding MFS transporter, whose protein sequence is MRGSLLRRPGFRWLWLGQTLLFGGVQFWFVAVTWLMLQRTGSGTSLALVLMAAALPRGLLLLLGGVLSDRHPPRTMAVRAGWILAVATGVLTLLASRDALDLGPVLVQAAVFGAAEACLYPAALALLPRLLEDRHLGRAHAWLQGSEQISNVAGPALAGLSLAVAGATAALALDTVLLLLAVGCFVQVRPSLAAAATAPTGGLGQGLREGIAFAWGHGAIRTGLTLIAMINLAVLGPVVIGVVELVTQRFGGDAASYGWLQAAYGVGALVGVWWAGRFGALAHPGGALGWLSAGLGAGLLGLAVAGQWWTAAALLAAMGIGGGLVGVLATAWLQRETPAPLQGRVMALAMLAGVAFDPLSQALSGVLIDISLPGLFLAAGGSLLLTVPFALRSARG, encoded by the coding sequence ATGAGGGGATCCCTGTTGCGGCGGCCAGGCTTCCGCTGGCTCTGGCTGGGCCAGACCCTCCTGTTCGGCGGCGTCCAGTTCTGGTTCGTCGCCGTCACCTGGCTGATGCTGCAGCGCACGGGCTCGGGCACGTCCCTGGCCCTGGTGCTGATGGCGGCGGCCCTGCCCCGGGGGCTGCTGCTGCTGCTGGGCGGCGTCCTGAGTGATCGCCATCCGCCCCGGACGATGGCGGTGCGGGCCGGCTGGATCCTGGCAGTGGCCACCGGGGTGCTCACCCTGCTGGCCAGCCGCGACGCCCTCGACCTGGGCCCGGTGCTGGTGCAGGCGGCCGTGTTCGGGGCGGCGGAGGCCTGCCTCTACCCCGCCGCCCTGGCCCTGCTGCCCCGCCTGCTGGAGGACCGCCATCTCGGGCGGGCCCACGCCTGGCTCCAGGGCAGCGAGCAGATCAGCAACGTGGCCGGCCCCGCCCTGGCGGGGTTGTCCCTGGCCGTGGCCGGGGCGACGGCGGCCCTGGCCCTCGACACCGTTCTGCTGCTGCTCGCCGTGGGCTGCTTCGTGCAGGTGCGGCCTTCCTTAGCCGCGGCGGCCACGGCGCCGACGGGGGGCCTGGGGCAGGGCCTGCGGGAGGGGATCGCCTTCGCCTGGGGCCACGGGGCGATCCGCACGGGCCTGACGCTGATCGCCATGATCAACCTGGCCGTGCTGGGCCCGGTGGTGATCGGCGTGGTGGAGCTGGTGACGCAGCGCTTCGGCGGTGACGCCGCCAGCTACGGCTGGCTCCAGGCCGCCTACGGCGTGGGCGCCCTGGTGGGGGTCTGGTGGGCCGGCCGGTTCGGCGCCCTCGCCCATCCGGGGGGCGCGCTGGGCTGGCTGTCGGCCGGGCTGGGAGCGGGCCTGCTGGGGCTGGCGGTGGCCGGCCAGTGGTGGACGGCGGCCGCCCTGCTGGCGGCGATGGGAATCGGCGGCGGCCTGGTGGGGGTGCTGGCCACGGCCTGGTTGCAGCGGGAGACCCCGGCACCGCTGCAGGGCCGGGTGATGGCCCTGGCGATGCTGGCCGGCGTCGCCTTCGATCCCCTGTCCCAGGCCCTCTCGGGGGTGCTGATCGACATCTCCCTGCCGGGGCTGTTCTTGGCAGCCGGCGGGAGCCTGCTGCTCACCGTGCCGTTTGCCTTGCGCAGTGCGCGGGGGTGA
- a CDS encoding Coq4 family protein yields the protein MTTTVFRPTPAPAAAPFEAQAVPPQLFRIFGTVMAMSGGDNSLELVGALSDALLETPSYALAAEHLRRDPACAALIDERWIPPAHDLEQLAALPEGSLGHAYAESLARLGYNPNLHAGMEPTSDAVYVELRISQTHDLWHVVTGFDTSIVGEIGLQAFHLTQFPYPLASALTAQSLLSITVLEPDLLPPLVEAIRVGLQMGLEAKPLFAQRWEEGWAKPLQQWREELQLRPFAERVGRP from the coding sequence ATGACCACCACCGTTTTCCGCCCCACCCCCGCCCCCGCCGCTGCGCCGTTCGAGGCCCAGGCGGTGCCGCCCCAGCTGTTCCGGATCTTCGGCACCGTCATGGCGATGAGCGGCGGCGACAACAGCCTCGAGCTGGTGGGCGCCCTCTCCGACGCCCTGCTCGAGACCCCCTCCTATGCCCTGGCGGCGGAGCACCTGCGCCGCGATCCGGCCTGCGCCGCCCTGATCGACGAGCGCTGGATTCCCCCCGCCCACGACCTGGAGCAACTGGCCGCCCTGCCGGAGGGCTCCCTCGGCCACGCCTACGCGGAGTCGCTGGCCCGCCTGGGCTACAACCCCAACCTCCATGCCGGCATGGAGCCCACCAGCGACGCGGTCTACGTGGAGCTGCGAATCAGCCAGACCCACGACCTCTGGCACGTGGTCACCGGTTTCGACACCTCCATCGTGGGCGAGATTGGCCTGCAGGCCTTCCATCTCACCCAGTTCCCCTATCCCCTGGCCTCGGCGCTCACGGCCCAGTCGCTGCTGTCGATCACCGTTCTGGAGCCCGACCTTCTGCCCCCCCTAGTGGAGGCGATCCGGGTCGGCCTGCAGATGGGGCTGGAGGCGAAGCCCCTGTTCGCCCAGCGCTGGGAAGAGGGCTGGGCCAAGCCGCTGCAGCAGTGGCGCGAGGAGCTCCAGCTGCGTCCGTTCGCCGAGCGGGTGGGGCGGCCATGA
- a CDS encoding TetR/AcrR family transcriptional regulator — protein sequence MADAPAPAAEPSPLRRQPRQARSQERVRRILSAAEELFVEGAVSSTTTNAIAARAGVPIGSLYQFFPDKGAILRSLAEGYAEQLHEQLRAFFDEGDGQSLSLEDSITAAVALTDRFFRDHPGYPAIFLDVQSATPELLAIEAEADARLIADWAGLLVERAACEGTALVEEDAHLLAYVLVKTVGHLLWLAATQEQGRRDQLVAEAGELAIAYMRRRLDHQMA from the coding sequence ATGGCCGACGCCCCCGCCCCTGCCGCCGAGCCCTCGCCCCTGCGCCGCCAGCCGCGCCAGGCCCGCAGCCAGGAGCGGGTGCGGCGGATCCTCTCCGCGGCCGAAGAGCTGTTCGTGGAGGGCGCCGTGAGCTCCACCACCACCAACGCCATCGCCGCCCGGGCCGGGGTGCCGATCGGCTCCCTCTACCAGTTCTTTCCCGACAAGGGCGCCATCCTGCGCAGCCTCGCCGAGGGCTACGCCGAGCAGCTGCACGAGCAGCTGCGGGCCTTCTTCGATGAGGGGGACGGCCAGTCGCTGTCGCTGGAGGACTCCATCACCGCCGCCGTGGCCCTCACCGATCGCTTCTTCCGCGACCACCCCGGCTATCCGGCCATCTTCCTGGATGTGCAGAGCGCCACCCCCGAGCTGCTGGCCATCGAGGCCGAGGCCGACGCCCGCCTGATCGCCGACTGGGCCGGCCTGCTGGTGGAGCGGGCCGCCTGTGAGGGCACCGCTCTGGTCGAGGAGGACGCCCACCTGCTCGCCTACGTGCTGGTCAAGACCGTCGGCCACCTGCTCTGGCTCGCCGCCACCCAGGAGCAGGGCCGCCGCGACCAACTGGTGGCCGAAGCCGGCGAGCTGGCCATCGCTTACATGCGGCGGCGGCTTGATCACCAGATGGCATAA
- a CDS encoding DUF1350 family protein produces the protein MAPAFRFRPISHSWIAIHPEPKGVIQFMGGAFFGSFPTVFYRYFLRRLFEEGYTIIALPFRFSFRHWDIAIGLLKEQDVLRKELSTITGNTFYQEQANYFWLGHSLGCKYIALLECLSGDQGRQAVEPCTEKQVSQHIAAALDNAGLKGASILSQPSLLLAPDISDTESAIPIRAFARFLDVAGLGVKPTRGQTQCLIQRSQLFNLTAVISFDKDTIAGSAVEPKPGEKPEEESDVFWLLQLLRGRHYPLLTVELPGKHLEPLGVRIGNYLVDLNPFDKFIKSLTGRRLEEDAATFLMQLRRRQHGLGDPTETLPSPLASPSPGSLTPSSKLAARPDQAQSDSRV, from the coding sequence ATGGCACCAGCCTTCAGGTTCAGACCGATCAGCCATAGCTGGATTGCGATTCATCCCGAACCCAAAGGGGTGATCCAGTTCATGGGTGGCGCTTTCTTCGGCAGCTTCCCAACCGTCTTCTATCGCTATTTCTTGAGACGGCTATTTGAAGAGGGATACACCATCATTGCCCTGCCCTTCCGATTCAGCTTTCGCCATTGGGACATTGCGATCGGATTGCTGAAAGAGCAGGATGTTCTTCGCAAGGAGCTTTCCACGATCACGGGCAATACCTTCTATCAGGAGCAGGCCAACTACTTCTGGCTGGGGCATAGCCTCGGGTGCAAGTACATTGCGTTACTGGAGTGCCTGAGTGGCGACCAGGGCAGGCAGGCGGTGGAACCCTGCACAGAGAAGCAGGTATCCCAACACATCGCGGCTGCCCTCGACAATGCGGGCCTGAAGGGGGCCTCGATCCTGTCCCAACCGTCGTTGCTGCTGGCTCCCGACATCAGCGATACAGAAAGTGCCATTCCCATCAGAGCCTTTGCTCGCTTCCTTGATGTTGCTGGACTGGGCGTGAAACCCACGAGAGGCCAGACGCAATGTCTCATCCAACGAAGTCAGCTGTTCAACCTCACCGCGGTCATCTCCTTTGACAAAGACACGATTGCCGGCAGTGCCGTTGAGCCGAAACCAGGCGAGAAGCCCGAAGAAGAGAGTGATGTGTTCTGGTTGCTTCAGCTCTTGAGAGGTCGTCACTACCCGCTACTGACGGTCGAACTGCCTGGCAAGCATTTGGAGCCCCTGGGCGTAAGAATCGGCAACTACCTTGTCGACCTCAATCCCTTTGACAAATTCATCAAGTCGCTCACCGGCCGGCGGCTTGAGGAAGATGCCGCAACGTTTCTGATGCAGCTCAGGCGGCGTCAGCACGGCCTGGGGGATCCAACGGAAACCCTTCCGTCACCGCTTGCCAGTCCCTCTCCAGGGAGCCTGACTCCCTCCTCGAAGCTTGCTGCGCGTCCTGATCAGGCCCAGAGCGACTCCAGGGTGTAG